Proteins from one Mycobacterium sp. SMC-2 genomic window:
- a CDS encoding amidohydrolase family protein, protein MTLTHSQERLPAAERIAVRCVDSDVHPSPKRGELVPYIPEPWRSKYFLTRHIGEQIYYDAPDYAHSYAMRVDTFPPNGEFPCSDPDMAFRQLIMEAGSDIAILEPAAYPARLPEAQHAMAVALNDWQANHWLDSHNNWHERWRGSICAAIEEPEASVREIERWAGHPYMAQILIKAEPRPSWGHPKYDPIWAAATKHDITVSCHLSRSHFEELPIPPVGFPSYNHDFMVTYSLLAANQVMSLIFDGVFDRFPTLRIVFVEHAFTWILPLMWRMDAIYEARKSWVDIKRKPSEYVKDHIKFTTQPLDYPEDKTELTRALEWMECEKILLFSSDYPHWTFDDPRWLVKHLPKAARDAVMYKNGIATYHLPETVPVLEGQTRVL, encoded by the coding sequence ATGACGTTGACTCATTCGCAGGAGCGGCTTCCCGCTGCCGAGCGCATAGCCGTCCGGTGCGTCGACTCGGATGTCCACCCGTCGCCCAAGCGCGGCGAGCTTGTCCCGTACATCCCCGAACCCTGGCGCAGCAAGTACTTCCTCACTCGCCATATCGGTGAGCAGATCTACTACGACGCCCCGGACTACGCGCACAGTTACGCGATGCGGGTGGACACCTTCCCCCCCAACGGCGAATTCCCCTGCAGCGACCCGGATATGGCATTTCGCCAGCTGATCATGGAGGCGGGCTCCGACATCGCGATCCTGGAACCCGCCGCCTACCCGGCTCGCCTGCCCGAAGCGCAGCACGCGATGGCGGTCGCGTTGAACGACTGGCAGGCCAATCACTGGCTGGACAGCCACAACAACTGGCACGAGCGGTGGCGTGGTTCGATCTGCGCCGCCATCGAGGAGCCGGAAGCGTCCGTGCGCGAGATCGAACGCTGGGCCGGGCACCCCTACATGGCCCAGATTCTGATCAAGGCCGAGCCGCGGCCGTCGTGGGGCCACCCGAAGTACGACCCGATCTGGGCCGCGGCGACCAAGCACGACATCACCGTCAGCTGCCACCTGTCACGCAGCCATTTCGAGGAGCTGCCGATCCCGCCGGTGGGATTCCCCAGCTACAACCACGACTTCATGGTCACCTACTCGCTGCTGGCGGCCAATCAGGTGATGAGCCTGATCTTCGACGGCGTGTTCGACCGGTTCCCGACGCTGCGGATCGTGTTCGTCGAGCACGCGTTCACCTGGATCCTGCCGCTGATGTGGCGCATGGATGCGATCTACGAGGCGCGCAAGTCCTGGGTGGACATCAAGCGCAAGCCGTCGGAGTACGTCAAGGACCACATCAAGTTCACCACCCAGCCGCTGGACTACCCCGAGGACAAGACCGAGCTGACCCGGGCGCTGGAATGGATGGAGTGCGAGAAGATCCTGCTCTTCTCGTCGGACTACCCGCACTGGACGTTCGACGACCCGCGCTGGCTGGTGAAGCACCTTCCCAAGGCGGCCCGCGACGCGGTGATGTACAAGAACGGCATCGCGACCTACCACCTGCCCGAGACCGTTCCGGTCCTCGAGGGTCAGACCCGGGTGCTCTGA
- a CDS encoding Rieske 2Fe-2S domain-containing protein: MTREDNGAAKLPEPRLAQGREHVVATVDEIPPGKHKLVPIGRHGVGVYNVNGSFYAIANYCPHQGGPLCSGRARGRTIVDETAAGDSVMVRDLEFIYCPWHQWGFELATGTTAVKPEWSIRTYPVRVVGNDVLVQA; the protein is encoded by the coding sequence TTGACCCGCGAAGACAATGGGGCAGCCAAGCTGCCCGAACCCCGTCTCGCCCAGGGCCGCGAGCATGTCGTTGCAACCGTGGATGAGATACCTCCCGGCAAGCACAAGCTGGTCCCCATCGGGCGGCATGGTGTTGGGGTCTACAACGTCAACGGCAGCTTTTATGCGATCGCGAATTACTGCCCGCACCAAGGCGGTCCGCTGTGCTCGGGCCGCGCGAGGGGGCGCACGATCGTCGACGAGACGGCTGCGGGTGACTCGGTGATGGTGCGCGACCTGGAGTTCATCTATTGCCCCTGGCACCAATGGGGTTTCGAGCTGGCGACCGGGACGACCGCGGTCAAGCCGGAATGGAGCATCCGCACCTATCCGGTGCGCGTCGTCGGCAACGACGTTCTGGTGCAGGCCTAG
- a CDS encoding alpha/beta fold hydrolase produces the protein MPSIEINGGNVVYEILGESGDLIALTPGGRFSKEIEGLRPLADALAAGGYRVLLWDRPNCGASDVQFYGQSESHMRAETLHKLVTGLGFERCILAGGSGGARDSMLTTMLYPEMVTKLVVWNIVGGIYGTFVLGSFYIIPSILAVRGTGMEGVVKVQEWRDRIEENPNNKQRFLDFDKDEFLKVMLRWLNAFVSKPGQTIPGVEDEMFDRIKVPTLIIRGGENDMDHPKRTSLEVSCLIKGSKLIDPPWPEDAWERAAEDRAAGRVQHFNMFDTWVQAAPAILEFLGS, from the coding sequence GTGCCTTCTATCGAGATCAACGGGGGAAACGTTGTCTACGAAATCCTCGGTGAGTCGGGCGATCTCATCGCGTTGACGCCGGGTGGCCGGTTCAGCAAGGAGATCGAGGGCCTGCGCCCACTGGCCGATGCGCTCGCCGCCGGCGGCTACCGCGTCTTGCTGTGGGACCGGCCCAATTGCGGCGCCTCCGATGTGCAGTTCTACGGGCAGAGCGAATCCCACATGCGCGCCGAGACGCTGCACAAGCTGGTGACCGGGCTGGGCTTCGAGCGTTGCATCCTTGCCGGCGGCTCCGGCGGCGCAAGGGATTCCATGCTCACCACGATGCTCTACCCCGAGATGGTCACCAAGCTCGTGGTGTGGAACATCGTCGGCGGCATCTACGGCACCTTTGTGCTGGGCTCCTTCTACATCATCCCCAGCATTCTCGCGGTGCGGGGCACCGGCATGGAGGGTGTGGTGAAGGTGCAGGAATGGCGCGACCGCATCGAGGAGAACCCGAACAACAAGCAGCGGTTCCTCGACTTCGACAAAGACGAGTTCCTCAAGGTCATGCTGCGCTGGCTCAACGCGTTCGTGTCCAAGCCGGGGCAGACGATCCCCGGCGTGGAGGACGAGATGTTCGACCGGATCAAGGTTCCCACGTTGATCATTCGGGGCGGCGAGAACGACATGGATCACCCGAAGCGGACGTCGCTCGAGGTCAGCTGCCTGATCAAGGGATCGAAGCTCATCGATCCGCCGTGGCCGGAGGACGCGTGGGAGCGTGCCGCCGAGGACCGCGCGGCGGGGCGGGTTCAGCACTTCAACATGTTCGACACGTGGGTGCAGGCCGCGCCCGCGATTCTCGAGTTCCTGGGCTCGTGA